One genomic window of Danio rerio strain Tuebingen ecotype United States chromosome 24, GRCz12tu, whole genome shotgun sequence includes the following:
- the LOC101882555 gene encoding uncharacterized protein isoform X3, producing MSMTIRWFKGKELIYEHRNGQRELINNDFENRFSLNMRELERGNVSLTLRNVQPSDSGQYTCRVFHGGHLLTGKVDFQVRGWIHLRRNSTEGIRPVLDGSGLELQLLDQLRIVMDLLRRHIDSIQLNRESRSPSAVEDNTDSETDQQTAQAPETSEEERAQEKK from the exons ATGTCCATGACGATCAGATGGTTTAAAGGGAAAGAACTGATTTATGAGCATAGAAATGGACAGAGGGAGTTGATAAATAATGATTTTGAAAACAGATTCAGTCTGAACATGCGGGAGCTGGAGAGAGGAAATGTGTCTCTGACTCTCAGAAATGTTCAACCGTCTGATTCAGGACAATACACatgtagagtttttcatggtGGACATTTGTTAACAGGAAAAGTTGACTTTCAAGTCAGAG GTTGGATACACCTACGCAGAAATAGTACAGAAGGAATTCGTCCAGTCT TGGATGGCAGTGGACTGGAGCTACAGTTATTGGATCAGCTGAGAATTGTAATGGATCTACTGAGAAGGCACATAGACAGCATTCAAT TGAACAGAGAGAGCAGAAGTCCATCCGCAGtagaagataacactgacagtgAAACAGATCAGCAAACAGCACAAGCTCCAGAGACCTCAGAGGAAGAAAGGGCTCAAGAAAAAAAATGA